The DNA region ACGCGGCCGACAACGGCGGTGTGGCGCTGCTCAACCATGCCGTCATTCACCGCCTCGATCGTGGCAGCCGGAATGTTGACGACAACATAGCGTGGGCTGAGTGACGACGCCGTATTCTGGACGCGCGTAAAGTTGAGATAAAGCTGCTGCAGGCGCGTGGCGGCCGGAACCGACAGCGCATACCAGGTCGCCTCATCCACCTGGCCGTTGACGATCAGGCCATGACGGGCCTGGAAGGTGCGGACACCACGGTCGGTCTCGGCATCGAACAAATCGTTGACGTTCTCGACGATGGCCATATCGTTCGAGGAAATCAGGCGACGCTTGAGGGCGATCACCGGACGACCATCCTTGCCCAAACTCAGACCATAGGCTTCCTGCGGAATCTCTTCCCAGCCGCCATTGGCGACGAATGGCTCGTATTGGGAGATGGCGAGCTGCAGATTATAGGCTGTGTCGTAGGACAGGATCGGCTCGTTGGTCGCGATCAGCGCCTCGGCGGCGGCAGTATTACCACCCTGATCGACGTCGCGCAGCACGCGCTTGCGCGAAAACATGTCCCAAATGGACTCGCTTTCCTGAGCGCGCACAATGGCAGGCATTGCGATTGTCGCACCACCCACGGCGAGTGTGCGAAGGAGAGAACGTCTATTTAGCCGCATCGAAAGTCACCCAATTCGTCCCTGCCAGGCAGGCATTTAGATACCATCTCGTCCGGCGCGCTCACAACGCGGTCAACCGCATGTGAACCTGTTCAGACTCTGTCAACTACGCTTAGGACGAGAACGGTTTAAACCAGGTAACGGCGTGGCTTTTGTTTGCGGCACAAATAAGAACGTCGGCCGTGCGGCCGACGTTGTTGAAGCTGTTGTGGCAGGCCGGCAACAGTTAAGTTGCTAGAGCTTGTAGAGGATCTGATCGACCCAGAAGCGCTCAAGGCGGGCCAGAGCCTTGTTGAGACCGTCGAACTCGTCGTCGCCCAGGCCACCGACCTTGTCGATCGATTTGAGATGACGATCATAAAGTTCGTCGATCACTTCGGCCACTTCTTCGCCCTTGGGCGTCAGCTTGATGCGGACCGAGCGGCGGTCGGAGCGGGAGCGCTCCTGGAAGATGTAACCCGTCTCCACCAACTTCTTGAGGTTGTAGGAAACGTTCGAGCCAAGATAGTAGCCGCGGGAGCGCAGTTCGCCGGCGGTCAGTTCGGCATCGCCGATGTTGAACATCAGCAAGGCCTGTACGGGGTTGATGTCGTCCCACCCCATGCGGTCGAACTCGTCCTTGATCAGATCGAGTAGCCGGCGGTGCAGGCGTTCGACACGCGAAACAGCCTCCAGATAGAGCGGCTTCAGGCTGCGGGTCTGTTCAGGAACCATTGCCTCGGCGGCGTTGGATTTGATTGCCATTTTTGCCTCACTGTTCTCTTCGTCTGTGCGATTTTTCGCATCTCATGGGGCTAAACTACGGCGCCCCGACTAAGATCGCCCTAAGCAGTACGCTTAAGAGCATCTTACTGAAAGGCAATGGGAATTTGGCTTTATTCTTCGTTACACCAGTGCAGAAAATTGTAACCTTACCAGTGTGTGGACGCCTTCGTCAGTCGGCAGCCCGGGCGCGACGGATGCGGACACTCAGCACGAATATGATGAGAATGGCGGCAAGAAGGACCAGGCGAACGGCAAAGCCAATAGCGGACATCTGAACGTCCGGGCTGCCCATAAGGTAGAATAGAAGCTCGACGCAGGTGGAGCCCACCAGGAGCACCGCACCCCAGCTTGCCTTGATCCAGAGACCGACGGCGGCGAAGAGGCGAGCCAGGGCGAAGATCGCCAGATAGACAAACCCCGCGGTGCCAAGCTCAGCGATGGGACTGACTGCTCCTAGGTTGACTCCCAACAATCGGGCAGCGTCATTGAGACCCAGCGCCAGACTGATCATCGCGACGATGCGGATATAGATCCCGAAAGGTTGGGCATTGAGGTGCATGGCAGCCTTCTAGTCCTCGCCTGCCGATGCGACAAGCGGGTGCTTGGAGGAACGTAGTGGCGCTGCTAGACCCGTGCGCAGCAAGGAGACCGATGATGGCCGAGCAGTGGGACAAGCACGACATGAGCTTCCTGGACGGACGGCGCCTGCGCCGGCCGCGGCGCACGGCCTGGAGTCGCGCTATGGTGCGCGAAACGGTGCTGACCTCAGCCGACCTTATCTGGCCGCTCTTTGTTATCGAGGGGCAGAATGAAAAGACGCAGATCCGCACCATGCCGGGGGTGGAGCGGCTGAGCGTCGACCTTTGCGTGCAGGCAGCCAAAGCGGCACGCGACGCCGGCATCCCTGCTCTGGCCTTGTTTCCCAACACACCTGACCACTTGCGCAGCGAGAGCGCCGAAGAGGCGTATAATCCCGACAACCTCATGTGCCGGGCGCTGTCGGCCATCAAGGATGCCGTGCCGGAGATCGGACTGATCGCGGATGTCGCCTTGGACGAGTATTCAGCCAATGGCCAGGATGGGCTGGTGCGCGACGGCGAAATCCTCAACGACGAGACTATCGCCGTCATGGTGCGCTCCGCCCTGGTGCAGACCAGGGCTGGCGCCGATATCATTGCACCATCCGACATGATGGATGGGCGCGTCGCGGCACTGCGCGCGGCTCTGGATCAGGAGGGATTCGAGCA from Devosia sp. RR2S18 includes:
- a CDS encoding L,D-transpeptidase family protein, with translation MPAIVRAQESESIWDMFSRKRVLRDVDQGGNTAAAEALIATNEPILSYDTAYNLQLAISQYEPFVANGGWEEIPQEAYGLSLGKDGRPVIALKRRLISSNDMAIVENVNDLFDAETDRGVRTFQARHGLIVNGQVDEATWYALSVPAATRLQQLYLNFTRVQNTASSLSPRYVVVNIPAATIEAVNDGMVEQRHTAVVGRVDRATPIMASKISQINFNPYWHVPKSLVQKDLTKYMLENPNYLAEQNIHIYDGSGNEISPASIDWTNLGNAINYMYRQEPGAANSMGHCKINFYNPYDCYLHDTPGKELFGENARFHSSGCVRVDNVADLVSWLLRDNGDWDRARVDTTFASLERLDVECQARVPIHTTYITAWANRQGTVSFRDDVYQFDAQGKVTFEA
- the ldtR gene encoding transcriptional regulator LdtR, with the protein product MAIKSNAAEAMVPEQTRSLKPLYLEAVSRVERLHRRLLDLIKDEFDRMGWDDINPVQALLMFNIGDAELTAGELRSRGYYLGSNVSYNLKKLVETGYIFQERSRSDRRSVRIKLTPKGEEVAEVIDELYDRHLKSIDKVGGLGDDEFDGLNKALARLERFWVDQILYKL
- the hemB gene encoding porphobilinogen synthase, producing MAEQWDKHDMSFLDGRRLRRPRRTAWSRAMVRETVLTSADLIWPLFVIEGQNEKTQIRTMPGVERLSVDLCVQAAKAARDAGIPALALFPNTPDHLRSESAEEAYNPDNLMCRALSAIKDAVPEIGLIADVALDEYSANGQDGLVRDGEILNDETIAVMVRSALVQTRAGADIIAPSDMMDGRVAALRAALDQEGFEQTQIMAYAAKYASYFYGPFREAVGSGNRLVGDKRTYQMDYANSDEAMREIEQDLAEGADSVMVKPGLPYLDIVRRAKSEFNVPIYAYQVSGEYAMIEMAAAAGAIDRKGAILESLYAFKRAGANGVLSYFALEVARDLGA